One genomic segment of Pandoraea sputorum includes these proteins:
- a CDS encoding ABC transporter substrate-binding protein, with translation MSIAALVPLAAHADKLDDIKKAGVLRVATFDSNPPFGYVDAKSHKIVGLDVDYAKALADKLGVKLELQPTNPANRIPFLTSKKVDLVLANFTITDERAKQVDFSIPYFSSGQQFLAKKGTLSSPDQLSALRIGADKGTTNEITLREKFPKATIVAFDDTPFAFAALRTGTVQAITQDGPKLVGLLANVPDKQNYEIPAFTISNDYMGVGVPKGEARLTAFVNDTLRDLEKDGTAANIYDRWFGPKSAQPLPRLFKIGDKA, from the coding sequence ATGTCCATCGCAGCCCTCGTGCCGCTCGCCGCACACGCCGACAAGCTCGACGACATCAAGAAGGCGGGTGTGCTGCGCGTCGCGACCTTCGACAGCAATCCGCCGTTCGGCTACGTCGACGCGAAGTCGCACAAGATTGTCGGCCTCGATGTCGATTACGCGAAGGCACTGGCCGACAAGCTCGGCGTGAAGCTCGAACTGCAACCGACGAACCCTGCCAACCGAATTCCGTTCCTCACGTCCAAGAAGGTCGATCTCGTACTGGCCAACTTCACGATCACGGACGAGCGCGCCAAGCAAGTCGACTTCAGCATTCCCTATTTCTCCTCGGGCCAGCAGTTCCTCGCGAAGAAGGGCACGTTGTCGTCGCCGGATCAGTTGAGTGCGCTGCGCATCGGTGCAGACAAGGGCACGACGAACGAAATCACGCTTCGTGAGAAATTCCCGAAAGCGACCATCGTCGCGTTCGACGACACTCCGTTCGCTTTCGCAGCGCTGCGTACGGGCACCGTGCAAGCCATCACGCAGGACGGGCCGAAGCTCGTCGGCCTGCTCGCCAATGTGCCGGACAAGCAGAACTACGAGATTCCTGCCTTCACGATTTCGAACGACTACATGGGGGTGGGCGTACCCAAGGGTGAGGCGCGGCTGACGGCGTTCGTGAACGACACGCTGCGCGATCTGGAAAAGGACGGCACCGCCGCCAACATCTACGACCGCTGGTTCGGTCCGAAGTCGGCCCAGCCGTTGCCGCGTCTGTTCAAGATCGGCGACAAGGCGTGA
- a CDS encoding amino acid ABC transporter permease, with the protein MTDWLAPKYLDWLFTGFGVTVALAVAASATATLLGFALAVARNSHSALFARPATAYVALMRNTPLLVQLFFWYFGVAALLPASAVQWLSQAHVWHVVVFDIRWPTLETLAGFIGLTLYTTAFIGEEIRAGLRGVPAGQTHAGAALGLSRFAIFRHVVLPQAVRIAMPPLFGQYMNVVKNSSLTMAIGLAELSYASRQVETETFKTFQAFGIATLLYVGAIALIEAVSMATTHRHAAAPSR; encoded by the coding sequence GTGACGGACTGGCTCGCTCCCAAGTATCTCGACTGGCTGTTCACGGGCTTCGGCGTCACCGTCGCACTGGCTGTCGCGGCCAGCGCGACGGCGACGCTGCTCGGCTTCGCGCTGGCCGTGGCGCGCAACTCGCACAGCGCGTTGTTCGCCCGCCCTGCGACCGCGTACGTTGCGCTCATGCGCAACACGCCGCTGCTCGTCCAGCTCTTCTTCTGGTACTTCGGCGTCGCCGCGTTGCTGCCTGCGAGCGCCGTGCAATGGCTCTCGCAGGCGCATGTCTGGCATGTTGTGGTGTTCGACATTCGCTGGCCCACGCTGGAGACGCTCGCCGGTTTCATCGGCCTCACGCTTTACACAACGGCGTTCATCGGCGAAGAGATTCGCGCGGGCCTGCGAGGGGTGCCTGCCGGACAAACGCACGCGGGCGCTGCGCTAGGCCTGAGCCGCTTCGCGATCTTCCGTCATGTCGTGCTGCCGCAGGCGGTGCGCATCGCGATGCCACCATTGTTCGGGCAATACATGAACGTGGTGAAGAACTCTTCGCTGACGATGGCGATCGGCCTCGCGGAACTCTCATATGCCTCGCGTCAGGTCGAGACCGAAACGTTCAAGACGTTTCAGGCGTTCGGCATTGCCACGCTGCTTTATGTCGGCGCGATTGCACTGATCGAAGCCGTCAGCATGGCCACGACGCATCGTCACGCCGCGGCCCCTTCACGCTGA
- a CDS encoding NADP-dependent malic enzyme, translating to MSNSNDHQAALEYHQFPTPGKISVTASKPLVTQRDLALAYTPGVAIPCQEIAADPSASFKYTGRGNLVGVITNGSAVLGLGNIGALASKPVMEGKAVLFKKFAGIDVFDIEVTESDPDKLVDIIASLEATFGGINLEDIKAPECFTVERKLRERMKIPVFHDDQHGTAITVSAAFINGLKVVGKDIREVKVVTSGAGAAALACLDLMIDLGLPLENIWATDIDGVVFEGRTVGMDPDKARFAQKTDKRTLAEVIDGADVFLGLSAGGVLKPEMLKNMAARPLILALANPTPEIFPEDARAAREDVVLATGRSDFPNQVNNVLCFPYIFRGALDVGATTITRNMEIAAVHAIAGLAQEELNDSVANAYGAYDLSFGPEYLIPKPFDSRLIVRIAPAVARAAMEDGVATRPIADFDAYADQLQQFVYHSGAFMKPIFSAAKQLVRDGGKSRIVFAEGEEERVLRAVQVIVDEKLARPILVGRPEVLLARIEKFGLRLRLGEDVEVTNPYYDERFHQYWTSYWELRCRDGITKEMARVEMRRRLTLIGAMMVRLGDADGMICGTVGAYHDHLRFVDEVIGKQPGANTYAAMNILLLDKRTVALVDTHVNDDPTAEQITEFTLAAAKQMTRLNLNPKVALLSRSNFGSGSAASGTKMRRVLEMVTAQAPDLEIDGEMHGDCALDEGLRSRILPHSRLKGAANLLVCPNVDSGNIAYNLLKTGAGSNVAVGPFLLGVGAPVNVLTSSSTVRRIINMTALTVIQANRD from the coding sequence ATGAGCAACAGCAACGATCACCAGGCCGCCCTGGAGTATCACCAGTTCCCGACCCCGGGCAAGATCTCCGTGACGGCCAGCAAGCCGCTCGTCACCCAGCGCGATCTGGCGCTCGCCTACACCCCGGGCGTCGCTATCCCGTGTCAGGAAATCGCGGCTGACCCGTCGGCTTCGTTCAAGTACACCGGCCGTGGCAATCTCGTCGGCGTGATCACCAACGGCTCCGCCGTGCTGGGTCTGGGCAACATCGGCGCGCTCGCCTCCAAGCCCGTCATGGAAGGCAAGGCCGTTCTCTTCAAGAAATTCGCTGGCATCGATGTGTTCGACATCGAAGTGACCGAGAGCGACCCCGACAAGCTGGTCGACATCATCGCCAGCCTCGAAGCCACGTTCGGCGGCATCAACCTTGAAGACATCAAGGCGCCGGAGTGCTTCACGGTCGAGCGCAAGCTGCGCGAGCGCATGAAGATTCCGGTCTTCCACGACGACCAGCACGGCACCGCCATCACCGTGAGCGCCGCGTTCATCAACGGCCTGAAGGTCGTGGGTAAGGACATCCGCGAAGTGAAGGTCGTGACCTCGGGCGCGGGGGCGGCGGCTCTCGCCTGTCTGGACCTCATGATCGACCTCGGCCTGCCCCTCGAGAACATCTGGGCGACGGATATCGACGGTGTGGTGTTCGAAGGCCGCACGGTCGGCATGGACCCGGACAAGGCGCGCTTTGCCCAGAAGACCGACAAGCGCACGCTCGCCGAAGTGATCGACGGCGCCGACGTGTTCCTCGGTCTGTCCGCCGGCGGCGTGCTCAAGCCGGAAATGCTCAAGAACATGGCAGCCCGTCCGCTGATTCTGGCCCTGGCCAACCCGACCCCGGAAATCTTCCCGGAAGACGCCCGCGCCGCCCGTGAAGACGTGGTGCTCGCCACCGGCCGTTCGGACTTCCCGAACCAGGTCAACAACGTGCTGTGCTTCCCGTACATCTTCCGCGGTGCGCTCGACGTGGGTGCGACCACCATCACGCGCAATATGGAAATCGCGGCCGTGCACGCAATTGCCGGTCTGGCACAGGAAGAACTGAACGACTCCGTCGCCAATGCTTATGGCGCATACGACCTGTCGTTCGGGCCGGAATACCTGATTCCGAAGCCTTTCGACTCGCGCCTGATCGTGCGCATCGCCCCGGCAGTGGCGCGCGCTGCGATGGAAGACGGCGTGGCCACGCGTCCGATCGCCGACTTCGACGCTTACGCCGACCAGTTGCAGCAGTTCGTGTACCACTCGGGCGCGTTCATGAAGCCGATCTTCTCGGCCGCAAAGCAACTCGTGCGTGATGGCGGCAAGTCGCGCATCGTGTTCGCCGAAGGCGAAGAAGAGCGCGTGCTGCGTGCCGTGCAGGTGATCGTTGACGAGAAGCTGGCGCGCCCGATTCTGGTCGGTCGTCCGGAAGTGCTGCTCGCCCGCATCGAGAAGTTCGGTCTGCGTCTGCGTCTGGGCGAAGACGTCGAAGTCACCAACCCGTACTACGACGAGCGCTTCCATCAGTACTGGACCAGCTACTGGGAACTGCGTTGCCGCGACGGCATCACCAAGGAAATGGCGCGTGTCGAGATGCGTCGCCGTCTCACGCTGATCGGCGCGATGATGGTGCGTCTGGGTGACGCCGACGGCATGATCTGCGGCACGGTCGGTGCGTATCACGACCACCTGCGCTTCGTCGATGAAGTCATCGGCAAGCAGCCGGGCGCGAACACCTACGCCGCGATGAATATCCTGCTGCTCGACAAGCGCACGGTGGCACTGGTCGACACGCACGTGAACGACGATCCGACGGCTGAGCAAATTACCGAGTTCACGCTGGCGGCCGCCAAGCAGATGACGCGTCTGAACCTCAACCCGAAGGTCGCGCTGCTCTCGCGCTCGAACTTCGGCTCGGGCAGTGCAGCGTCGGGCACGAAGATGCGCCGTGTGCTGGAGATGGTGACGGCGCAAGCGCCGGATCTGGAGATCGACGGCGAAATGCACGGCGACTGCGCGCTCGACGAAGGTCTGCGCAGCCGTATCCTGCCGCATTCGCGTCTGAAGGGTGCCGCCAACCTGCTGGTGTGCCCGAACGTCGACTCCGGCAACATCGCCTACAACCTGTTGAAGACGGGCGCGGGCAGCAACGTCGCCGTCGGACCGTTCCTGTTGGGCGTGGGCGCACCGGTCAACGTGCTGACGTCCAGCTCGACCGTGCGACGCATCATCAACATGACGGCCCTGACCGTCATCCAGGCCAATCGCGACTGA
- a CDS encoding LysR family transcriptional regulator, whose translation MPFDTGEVVRRLTTRLKMRHLVLLLQIQQHGSLTRVAEHMATSQPAVTSALAELESMLGGPLFDRTPRGMTPTPLGDVVLARAQAMVHDLDHLTRDIEAVMAGHAARLQVGVIPYISGKTLSAAIQQTLAQIPQRLTVTLHEGTSESLMAQLRDHTLDVVIARAAANVDVTQVQFEVLHHQAPRVVASRRLAARLGRGAPVWAQLAELDWVMGAPNTPMRDQLSDLFLHAGVVPPVPVVESFSSRLTGELLASSERAVSLLPADIAEELVRIAGVAIVPWSLTWTLPPVAMFTRRENPRETHRLFTQALRAQYQLVAGTS comes from the coding sequence ATGCCTTTCGATACCGGGGAAGTGGTCCGGCGGCTGACGACCCGGCTCAAGATGCGTCATCTCGTGCTGTTGTTGCAGATTCAGCAGCACGGCTCGCTCACGCGCGTGGCCGAGCATATGGCGACGAGCCAGCCAGCCGTGACCAGCGCGCTGGCCGAGCTGGAAAGCATGCTGGGCGGCCCGCTATTCGACCGCACCCCGCGTGGCATGACGCCGACACCGCTTGGCGACGTGGTGCTGGCCCGCGCGCAGGCGATGGTCCACGATCTCGATCACCTGACCCGCGATATCGAAGCCGTCATGGCCGGGCATGCTGCCCGCCTTCAGGTCGGTGTGATCCCGTATATCTCCGGCAAGACCCTCTCCGCCGCCATCCAGCAGACGCTGGCCCAGATTCCCCAACGCCTGACCGTCACGTTGCATGAAGGCACGAGCGAATCGCTGATGGCGCAATTGCGCGATCACACGCTGGACGTGGTGATCGCCCGCGCGGCGGCGAACGTCGACGTCACGCAGGTGCAGTTCGAAGTCCTGCACCACCAGGCCCCGCGCGTGGTGGCGAGCCGTCGTCTGGCCGCCCGACTGGGGCGCGGTGCCCCGGTGTGGGCGCAACTGGCAGAACTCGACTGGGTGATGGGCGCACCGAATACGCCGATGCGCGACCAGCTCTCCGACCTCTTCCTGCATGCCGGGGTGGTGCCGCCGGTGCCGGTGGTGGAGAGTTTTTCGTCCCGGTTGACGGGCGAATTGCTGGCCAGCAGCGAGCGCGCGGTGTCGCTGCTACCGGCGGATATCGCCGAGGAACTGGTACGCATCGCGGGCGTGGCCATCGTGCCGTGGTCGCTCACGTGGACACTGCCGCCGGTGGCCATGTTCACCCGCCGCGAGAACCCTCGCGAGACGCACCGACTCTTTACGCAGGCGCTGCGCGCGCAGTATCAGTTGGTGGCTGGAACGTCCTGA
- a CDS encoding autotransporter strand-loop-strand O-heptosyltransferase, with protein sequence MNDAVSLPPQNTTTSDAPASAGTPPVTPPVTPPITPFVASPHQIFLAPALLPTQVGPAGLRFDFNDGARVVIPDFGQPLPWRVRISDLRDESTLTEVSLSSGVVRSPAKYYVPYGITIWLNDVVVFEHRFDLRDQDVLIQIPLAALGDVLGWIPYALRFKDVHGCRLACVVTPAVAALFRDAHPDVEFVEQEKVERRKYYATYNIGLFFDDKEFVQQPRDFRETGLHRTAAHILGVDETEARAKTALPDVSRPMAEPYVCIAVQSTAQCKYWNHPGGWDAVVAGLRERGFQVVCVDQKPRYGKNDFWQSIPVGAIDATGDLPLTERARWLTHASAFIGLSSGLSWLAWTMDTPTVLISGFTLPHNEFATPYRVINPDVCTGCWHDPAIRYNHDDFHFCPRHKGTERAFECTTSITPEAVLSAVDRVPGMRRTPDASCS encoded by the coding sequence ATGAACGACGCCGTCTCCCTCCCCCCTCAGAACACCACGACATCGGACGCCCCTGCATCGGCCGGGACGCCGCCTGTCACGCCACCTGTCACGCCGCCCATCACGCCATTCGTCGCATCTCCGCACCAGATCTTTCTGGCTCCGGCGTTGCTACCTACGCAGGTCGGCCCTGCCGGGCTGCGCTTCGACTTCAACGACGGCGCGCGCGTGGTCATCCCCGACTTCGGTCAACCGCTGCCTTGGCGCGTGCGCATCAGCGATTTGCGCGACGAGAGCACGCTCACGGAAGTCTCGCTGTCGTCAGGCGTGGTGCGCAGCCCGGCGAAGTACTACGTGCCGTATGGCATCACGATCTGGCTGAACGACGTGGTGGTCTTCGAGCATCGCTTCGACCTCCGCGATCAGGACGTGCTGATCCAGATTCCGCTGGCGGCCCTGGGCGATGTGCTGGGATGGATACCGTACGCCCTGCGCTTCAAGGACGTGCATGGCTGCCGTCTGGCGTGCGTGGTCACGCCAGCGGTGGCCGCGCTGTTCCGCGACGCGCATCCCGACGTCGAATTCGTTGAACAGGAGAAGGTGGAGCGACGCAAGTACTACGCGACGTACAACATCGGCCTGTTCTTCGACGATAAGGAATTCGTCCAGCAACCACGCGACTTTCGCGAGACGGGACTGCACCGTACGGCTGCGCACATTCTCGGCGTCGACGAGACGGAAGCACGGGCGAAGACGGCGTTGCCGGATGTGTCTCGTCCGATGGCCGAGCCTTATGTGTGTATCGCCGTGCAGAGTACGGCGCAGTGTAAATACTGGAACCACCCCGGGGGATGGGACGCCGTCGTGGCAGGCTTGCGCGAGCGCGGCTTCCAGGTGGTCTGTGTCGATCAGAAGCCGCGCTACGGCAAAAACGATTTCTGGCAGTCGATCCCCGTAGGGGCCATCGATGCGACGGGTGACCTGCCGCTGACCGAACGCGCGCGCTGGCTGACGCATGCGAGCGCCTTCATCGGCTTGTCGAGCGGCCTGTCGTGGCTGGCATGGACGATGGACACACCGACGGTCCTGATCTCAGGCTTCACCTTGCCGCACAACGAGTTCGCGACCCCGTACCGCGTGATCAACCCCGACGTCTGCACCGGCTGCTGGCACGACCCCGCCATCCGCTACAACCACGACGACTTCCACTTCTGCCCGCGCCACAAGGGCACGGAACGCGCGTTCGAATGCACTACGTCGATTACGCCGGAAGCGGTGTTGTCGGCGGTGGATCGGGTACCGGGGATGCGTCGAACACCGGACGCCTCGTGTTCGTGA
- a CDS encoding helix-turn-helix transcriptional regulator, with translation MPAKARSRVIATPTEPPAAAPVQSPALLRRLLRAKDRMDAASHEAWPVKRLADVSGTSEAHFSRSFKQAFGLPPHRYLLTRRIEQASTLLRDTDFSVTEIAFATGWESIGTFGRIFRDITGQSPGEFREQARVNGTPFDQVPGCVLKAAQRPDLNIAVLEKRRRMANGKVPPSTNEEVL, from the coding sequence ATGCCCGCTAAAGCACGCAGCCGCGTCATCGCTACGCCTACCGAGCCGCCTGCGGCCGCCCCCGTGCAATCGCCTGCGCTGCTGCGCCGCTTGCTGCGCGCCAAAGACCGCATGGACGCCGCCTCGCACGAGGCATGGCCCGTCAAGCGGCTAGCGGACGTCAGCGGCACGTCCGAAGCGCACTTCTCCCGTTCGTTCAAACAGGCTTTCGGACTCCCCCCGCATCGCTATCTGCTGACCCGGCGCATCGAACAGGCCAGCACCCTCCTGCGTGACACCGACTTCAGCGTTACGGAAATCGCTTTCGCAACCGGCTGGGAGAGCATCGGCACCTTCGGACGGATCTTTCGCGACATCACAGGGCAGAGTCCCGGCGAATTTCGCGAGCAGGCCCGGGTCAACGGCACGCCGTTCGATCAGGTACCAGGCTGCGTCCTGAAGGCCGCCCAACGTCCCGATCTCAATATCGCAGTTTTGGAGAAGCGCCGCCGGATGGCCAACGGTAAAGTCCCTCCATCAACCAACGAGGAGGTCTTATGA
- a CDS encoding VOC family protein — MNEGIGVVGLYVDDQDEALAFYVDKLGFRVHTDVRNGPYRWLTVQHPDQPAFQLGLFAPGAPIHDDATAQTLRAMVAKGAMPPLVLYVADCRAHYARLKEKGVEFTQEPVDRYGSVDAGFRDPAGNGWKMIQPPKEAK; from the coding sequence ATGAACGAAGGAATTGGCGTGGTGGGGCTGTATGTCGACGATCAGGACGAAGCACTGGCGTTCTATGTCGACAAGCTCGGTTTTCGCGTGCACACCGATGTGCGCAACGGCCCGTACCGTTGGCTGACGGTGCAGCATCCCGATCAGCCCGCGTTCCAGCTCGGCCTGTTCGCACCCGGCGCACCGATTCACGACGACGCCACCGCGCAAACGCTACGTGCCATGGTCGCCAAGGGCGCCATGCCGCCACTCGTGCTCTACGTGGCCGATTGCCGCGCGCACTACGCGCGCCTGAAGGAGAAAGGCGTGGAATTCACGCAGGAGCCGGTGGATCGCTACGGCAGCGTCGACGCCGGTTTCCGGGATCCGGCAGGCAACGGCTGGAAGATGATTCAGCCGCCGAAAGAAGCGAAGTAA
- a CDS encoding putative bifunctional diguanylate cyclase/phosphodiesterase translates to MKCPAVLPMETQRLAALAEYGLGSERPLPSLDAVVHIAAHMFGVPVAAVNMVGNDHVFFAAATGFSCTNTDVDMSRDASFCAHAINGDGVMVVPDATADERFHDNPLVTGNAQVRFYAGVPLVSVDGHALGALCVIDNKPNHTFSEVDRERLRELGRMASDRLELRRVELFIERERRTFAEPERYSPTAMIRFDAFGEILDWNHAALTMFGYAMADGPGRSLETLLAGRSRSALRDQITQAVSAGSVDGMTMPSEVYGLRRDGREFPMSLSLFCWVENDVQTFNAHLHDLSTLREGGDVLRRLANTDVLTGIANRASFYRDAEVASVCLRGAAVAIFDLDGFKDINDTLGHAVGDGILCEVARRLTRLVRTVDTVARIGADELALLLWGVTDAVEARRRADAALLAIAEPMVIGGFDVRVSACCGIAVVPQQAEEALSLISNADLALSRAKQHGAGQTFVFVDALRIEAAARRVYNIELHRAVNDGEFVLFYQPQVDFADGSLTGAEALIRWRHPQRGLLSPAAFLPALERGPLAASVGAWVLDEACAQAAYWRRNGAPCFRIGVNLFGLQFRIGSIFDEVVAVLSRHGLPPQALELEVTESIVLDDDVVLEALQRLHAYGVSIAFDDFGTGYASISMLRRYPLSRIKIDRSFVQGMMESERDASVVRALVDMTRSFDLRTIAEGVETEQQRDNLRRLGCDEGQGYLFGMPMPAVEFGEMFDVGRQLNQA, encoded by the coding sequence ATGAAGTGTCCCGCTGTATTGCCCATGGAAACGCAGAGGCTAGCTGCACTGGCGGAGTACGGCCTGGGCAGTGAACGTCCGCTTCCGAGCCTCGATGCCGTTGTGCATATTGCCGCGCACATGTTTGGCGTGCCGGTCGCGGCCGTCAACATGGTGGGCAACGATCACGTATTTTTCGCGGCGGCCACGGGCTTTTCCTGCACCAATACCGATGTCGACATGAGCCGCGACGCATCTTTCTGCGCGCACGCGATCAATGGCGACGGTGTGATGGTGGTGCCCGACGCCACGGCAGACGAGCGTTTTCACGACAACCCGCTCGTGACGGGCAACGCACAAGTGCGCTTTTACGCGGGCGTGCCGCTTGTGTCGGTGGACGGTCACGCACTCGGTGCGCTGTGCGTCATCGACAACAAGCCGAATCACACATTCTCCGAAGTGGATCGTGAGCGCTTGCGCGAGCTGGGACGCATGGCGTCCGACCGGCTGGAATTACGTCGCGTGGAGCTGTTCATCGAACGCGAACGGCGCACCTTTGCCGAGCCGGAGCGCTATTCGCCCACGGCGATGATCCGCTTCGACGCCTTCGGCGAGATCCTCGACTGGAACCATGCGGCATTGACGATGTTCGGCTACGCGATGGCCGACGGCCCGGGGCGTTCGCTGGAGACGCTGCTCGCCGGGCGTAGCCGCTCGGCGCTTCGCGATCAGATCACACAGGCGGTGAGCGCTGGCTCGGTCGATGGTATGACGATGCCCTCGGAGGTCTATGGCCTGCGTCGCGACGGTCGCGAGTTTCCGATGAGTCTCTCGCTATTCTGCTGGGTCGAGAACGATGTGCAGACGTTCAACGCGCACCTGCATGACCTCAGCACGCTGCGTGAGGGCGGGGACGTGTTGCGGCGGCTCGCGAACACCGACGTGCTGACGGGCATCGCGAATCGCGCGAGCTTCTATCGCGACGCGGAGGTGGCGTCGGTCTGTCTGCGCGGCGCAGCCGTCGCGATATTCGATCTCGATGGGTTCAAGGACATCAACGATACGCTGGGCCATGCGGTCGGCGACGGCATTCTGTGTGAAGTGGCGCGACGTTTGACGCGTCTCGTGCGCACGGTCGACACGGTGGCGCGCATCGGCGCGGACGAACTCGCATTGCTGCTTTGGGGCGTGACGGATGCGGTGGAGGCCCGTCGCCGCGCCGATGCGGCGCTGTTGGCGATTGCCGAACCGATGGTGATCGGCGGGTTCGATGTGCGCGTGAGCGCTTGCTGCGGCATTGCTGTCGTTCCGCAGCAGGCGGAGGAGGCGTTGAGTCTGATCAGCAACGCCGATCTGGCGCTGTCGCGGGCGAAACAGCATGGGGCCGGGCAAACGTTCGTTTTCGTCGACGCGCTGCGCATCGAAGCGGCGGCGCGGCGCGTCTACAACATCGAGCTGCATCGTGCGGTGAACGACGGCGAGTTCGTGCTCTTCTATCAACCGCAGGTGGATTTCGCCGATGGCTCGCTGACGGGGGCCGAGGCGCTGATTCGCTGGCGGCATCCGCAACGTGGACTGCTGTCGCCCGCCGCGTTTCTACCGGCGCTCGAACGCGGGCCGCTGGCGGCGTCGGTGGGTGCGTGGGTGCTTGACGAGGCGTGCGCACAGGCCGCGTATTGGCGACGCAATGGGGCGCCGTGTTTCCGGATCGGCGTCAACTTGTTCGGACTGCAATTTCGCATCGGCAGCATCTTCGACGAGGTGGTCGCGGTGCTTAGCCGGCACGGGCTGCCGCCGCAGGCGCTTGAGCTTGAGGTGACGGAGAGCATCGTGCTGGATGACGACGTCGTGCTCGAAGCGTTGCAGCGTTTGCATGCGTACGGTGTGAGTATCGCCTTCGACGACTTCGGCACCGGCTACGCGTCGATCAGCATGCTGCGACGCTATCCGTTAAGTCGTATCAAGATCGATCGGTCGTTCGTCCAGGGGATGATGGAGTCGGAGCGCGATGCGTCCGTGGTGCGTGCACTGGTGGACATGACGCGCAGCTTCGATCTACGCACGATCGCCGAGGGTGTGGAGACGGAGCAGCAGCGCGACAACCTGCGTCGCCTCGGCTGCGACGAGGGGCAGGGATACCTGTTCGGCATGCCCATGCCTGCCGTCGAATTCGGTGAGATGTTCGACGTGGGACGGCAGTTGAATCAAGCGTGA
- a CDS encoding LysR family transcriptional regulator, with amino-acid sequence MDAIADLEFFARLVTLGSLSALARDLGVTPPAISARLSQLERRLGVKLLNRTTRRLAMTHEGELYLGTGSKIIEQVQELERMVSSSRDLPRGLLKVNATFGFGRRHVVPALSEFREQYPEVEVQLDLTDRPMNLAEFAFDVGIRFGELPDQRVVGRRIAANRRLVCASPKYLARHGVPKVPDDLRNHLCIVLRENDTAYGTWHFTKGKRHELVKVHGAMSSNDGEATLRWALDGHGVLVRSEWDVQSALASNALTQLLSDWALPAADIYAIYPERLNLSAKVRLFVEFMERYLARELNRDVGETAQ; translated from the coding sequence ATGGACGCCATCGCCGATCTGGAATTCTTCGCCCGTCTGGTGACGTTGGGCAGCCTGTCGGCGCTAGCGCGTGATCTTGGCGTGACACCGCCTGCGATCAGCGCACGGCTAAGCCAACTGGAGCGACGACTCGGCGTCAAGCTGCTGAACCGCACCACCCGGCGTCTGGCGATGACGCACGAGGGGGAGCTGTATCTCGGTACCGGCTCGAAGATCATCGAACAGGTGCAGGAGCTGGAGCGCATGGTGTCGAGCAGCCGCGATCTGCCGCGCGGTCTGCTGAAGGTGAATGCGACATTCGGCTTCGGACGCCGCCATGTCGTGCCTGCGCTATCCGAATTTCGCGAGCAGTACCCCGAGGTCGAAGTGCAGCTCGATCTGACGGATCGCCCGATGAATCTGGCCGAGTTCGCGTTCGACGTCGGCATTCGCTTCGGCGAACTACCCGACCAGCGCGTCGTAGGACGCCGCATCGCGGCGAACCGGCGGTTGGTGTGTGCTTCCCCCAAATACCTCGCGCGCCACGGTGTGCCGAAGGTGCCCGACGATCTGCGCAATCACCTGTGCATCGTGCTGCGCGAGAACGATACGGCGTACGGGACATGGCATTTCACCAAGGGCAAACGTCACGAACTGGTGAAAGTGCACGGGGCGATGAGCAGCAACGACGGCGAAGCGACACTGCGCTGGGCGCTCGACGGCCATGGCGTACTCGTGAGATCGGAATGGGATGTGCAATCCGCATTGGCTTCGAATGCACTGACGCAATTGCTAAGCGACTGGGCATTACCGGCCGCCGATATCTACGCGATCTATCCGGAGCGGCTCAATCTCTCGGCCAAGGTACGGCTATTTGTCGAGTTTATGGAGCGCTATCTGGCGCGTGAATTGAATAGGGATGTCGGCGAAACCGCCCAATGA